From Alkalidesulfovibrio alkalitolerans DSM 16529, a single genomic window includes:
- the feoB gene encoding ferrous iron transport protein B yields the protein MTRRILAALAGQPNCGKSTVFNMLTGARQHVANYPGVTVEKKTGFFSHEALRVELVDLPGTYSLTSYSLEERVAREFLLRDRPQAVINVVDAANLKRSLSLTLQIMELGLPVVVALNMLDVAERRGFSIDVDELSRRLGAPVAACTASKGKGREALRAALAETTAAHPKQQAPSTFPQVDYGPLEAPLQTLIRRLGDAPALSCPPRWLALKLLEGDEEAHKLARAALPDAVTLLAEAEGLRADVEAKTGQSPEQIAAIQRHKTATAIAAACVRRDGAPQKNLTDRLDAFVCHRFMGPAILVGVLFALYHLSIVQGYKLTEMTWPLLAWLRETLAQALPAPGFLHEPLVRALSLWFMDSLNTLLNYIPIFFILFALIAVLEDSGYMPRMAFLLDRIFRRFGLHGQSTLPLILGGVYVGGCAIPGVMACRAIPDERARLATILVVPLMNCLAKVPLYVLLVGAYFPAHKDVAMFFIATVTILVALPMAKLLSLTVLRNRESAPFIMELPPYHLPTLSVVLRRAVERVWLFIKRIITIVAAVAVVVFVLMRFPGLPGDRLEHFETRAGELQSSFLASLAGTPLEGTVGANDLTDLVNFSEAYRSARMAAATREQVETVNASFAAQNPAFFAFVMPLDPESRAAARNLTTLVRDRRTLLHEMRAERLDSSFLGRLGRTLEPVTQFAGFNWRINISLLAAFAAKESTVATLGALYEQGAEGGQALDERMREQETGFTALHALALMLFMATYPPCIAASMMVKVQAGETKWMLLAMGYPILLGFGFACLVFTGGGVLGLNGLQAMGAFYALALGATLAMALVNPDRFKRSA from the coding sequence ATGACCCGGCGCATCCTCGCGGCCTTGGCCGGGCAGCCCAACTGCGGCAAGTCCACGGTCTTCAACATGCTCACCGGCGCGCGCCAGCACGTGGCCAACTACCCCGGCGTGACCGTGGAGAAGAAGACCGGATTCTTCAGCCACGAAGCATTGCGCGTCGAACTGGTCGACCTGCCCGGCACCTACAGCCTGACCTCCTACTCCCTTGAAGAGCGCGTGGCGCGTGAATTCCTCCTGCGGGACCGCCCCCAGGCCGTGATCAACGTCGTGGACGCGGCCAACCTCAAGCGCAGCCTGTCCCTGACGCTTCAAATCATGGAGCTCGGCCTGCCCGTGGTCGTGGCCCTGAACATGCTCGACGTGGCCGAACGACGCGGCTTCTCCATCGACGTGGACGAGCTCTCCAGGCGCCTGGGCGCGCCCGTGGCGGCCTGCACGGCCAGCAAAGGCAAGGGCCGGGAGGCCCTGCGCGCGGCCCTGGCCGAAACAACCGCAGCACATCCGAAGCAGCAGGCCCCCTCCACCTTTCCCCAGGTGGACTACGGCCCGCTCGAGGCCCCCTTGCAGACGCTGATCCGGCGGCTTGGCGACGCCCCGGCGCTCTCCTGCCCGCCGCGCTGGCTGGCCCTGAAGCTGCTCGAAGGCGACGAGGAGGCGCACAAGCTTGCCCGCGCCGCCCTGCCCGACGCCGTGACCCTGCTGGCCGAGGCCGAGGGGCTGCGCGCGGACGTGGAGGCAAAGACCGGGCAGTCCCCGGAGCAGATCGCCGCCATCCAGCGCCACAAGACGGCCACGGCCATCGCCGCGGCCTGCGTGCGCCGCGACGGCGCGCCGCAAAAGAACCTCACCGACCGCCTCGACGCCTTTGTCTGCCACCGCTTCATGGGCCCGGCGATACTTGTGGGCGTGCTCTTCGCGCTCTACCACCTGTCCATCGTCCAGGGGTACAAGCTGACCGAGATGACCTGGCCCCTGCTGGCCTGGCTGCGCGAGACCCTGGCCCAGGCCCTGCCCGCCCCGGGGTTCCTGCACGAGCCGCTGGTGCGCGCTCTGAGCCTGTGGTTCATGGACAGCCTGAACACCCTGCTCAACTACATCCCGATCTTCTTCATCCTCTTCGCCCTCATCGCCGTGCTCGAGGACTCGGGCTACATGCCGCGCATGGCCTTTTTGCTCGACCGCATCTTCCGGCGCTTCGGGCTGCACGGCCAGTCCACCCTGCCCCTGATCCTGGGCGGGGTCTACGTGGGCGGTTGCGCCATCCCCGGCGTCATGGCCTGCCGGGCCATCCCGGACGAACGCGCCCGCCTGGCCACGATCCTCGTGGTCCCGCTCATGAACTGCCTAGCCAAGGTGCCGCTGTACGTGCTCCTGGTAGGGGCCTATTTCCCCGCGCACAAGGACGTGGCCATGTTCTTCATCGCCACGGTGACCATCCTGGTGGCCCTGCCCATGGCCAAGCTGCTCTCCCTGACCGTGCTGCGCAACCGCGAGAGCGCCCCCTTCATCATGGAATTGCCGCCCTACCACCTGCCGACTTTGAGCGTGGTCCTGCGCAGAGCCGTCGAGCGCGTCTGGCTGTTCATCAAGCGCATCATCACCATCGTCGCGGCCGTGGCCGTGGTGGTCTTCGTGCTGATGCGCTTTCCCGGCCTGCCCGGCGACCGCCTGGAGCACTTCGAGACGCGGGCCGGGGAGTTGCAGTCCTCGTTCCTGGCCTCGCTCGCAGGAACGCCCCTGGAAGGAACCGTGGGCGCGAACGACCTGACCGATCTCGTGAACTTCTCCGAGGCCTACCGCTCGGCCCGCATGGCTGCGGCGACCCGCGAGCAGGTCGAGACGGTGAACGCGTCGTTCGCGGCACAGAATCCGGCCTTCTTCGCCTTTGTCATGCCTCTCGACCCCGAGTCGCGCGCGGCCGCGCGCAACCTGACCACGCTGGTGCGCGACCGCCGCACGCTGCTGCACGAGATGCGCGCCGAGCGCCTGGATTCGAGCTTCCTCGGGCGGCTTGGCCGCACGCTCGAGCCCGTCACGCAGTTCGCGGGCTTCAACTGGCGCATCAACATCTCGCTTCTCGCAGCCTTCGCGGCCAAGGAGAGCACCGTGGCCACGCTGGGCGCGCTCTACGAACAAGGCGCCGAGGGCGGCCAGGCGCTCGACGAGCGCATGCGCGAGCAGGAGACGGGCTTCACCGCCCTGCACGCCCTGGCGCTGATGCTCTTCATGGCCACCTACCCGCCCTGCATCGCGGCCTCCATGATGGTCAAGGTGCAGGCCGGAGAGACCAAATGGATGCTTCTGGCCATGGGCTACCCCATCCTGCTCGGCTTCGGCTTCGCCTGCCTCGTCTTCACGGGCGGCGGAGTGCTTGGCCTGAACGGGCTTCAGGCCATGGGAGCCTTCTACGCCCTGGCGCTTGGGGCGACCCTGGCCATGGCTCTCGTCAACCCCGACCGTTTCAAACGCAGCGCATAG
- a CDS encoding FeoA family protein, with translation MPTLNDIAPGDRCTIARITATGQLGLRLMDLGFFPGTQVRVVRNAPLVDPVDLEVDGSHVSVRHAEAAHVEVETA, from the coding sequence ATGCCCACCCTGAACGACATCGCCCCCGGAGACCGCTGCACCATCGCCCGGATCACGGCCACAGGCCAGCTCGGCCTGCGCCTGATGGACCTCGGCTTCTTTCCCGGAACGCAGGTGCGCGTGGTGCGCAACGCCCCCCTGGTCGATCCCGTGGATCTCGAGGTCGACGGCTCGCACGTGAGCGTGCGTCACGCCGAGGCCGCCCACGTGGAGGTCGAGACGGCATGA
- a CDS encoding FeoA family protein, whose protein sequence is MSREPVQQKRHPGTSLGSEQCATPRLPKTGTLAAMAEGDSALILGFSGERDIRTRIESMGLVPGVEVHVVSNCGGGPLLVSLDGSRLTLGRNVADGILVA, encoded by the coding sequence ATGTCCCGAGAACCCGTCCAGCAGAAACGGCACCCCGGCACATCCCTCGGCTCCGAACAGTGCGCGACGCCCCGCCTGCCCAAGACCGGCACCCTGGCCGCCATGGCAGAGGGCGACAGCGCCCTGATTCTCGGCTTCTCCGGCGAGCGCGACATCCGCACCCGCATCGAGTCCATGGGGCTCGTGCCCGGCGTCGAGGTCCACGTGGTCAGCAATTGCGGCGGAGGCCCCCTGCTCGTCAGCCTCGACGGCAGCCGCCTCACCCTCGGCAGGAACGTGGCGGACGGCATTCTGGTGGCCTGA
- a CDS encoding GGDEF domain-containing protein: MSATTLLCLLLFAVSVLPLGVAMHLAYERRLDDLTGFLALAVVAGIVLAWPIAHLVGHYVILKNIKEINRFCLAIKQGNYATEFALPEERDEEHDLVRLKRNLNWMAHSIASREDWLHARLNQTTESKRRFEDLSLRDPLTDIANRRAFSERLHEMARVARATRTPFHLLLVDCDNFKSVNDAFGHLAGDELLRRLAAILRTSVRDGDCPFRYGGDEFGVLVVSRGADEARAVAERIRQRFAGEGIGRATLSIGLAAFDPEAVDLAAECEALVARADAAVYEAKRAGGDRIVAQADKIMAASA; the protein is encoded by the coding sequence ATGTCCGCGACGACGCTCTTGTGCCTGCTGCTGTTCGCCGTATCCGTACTGCCCCTGGGAGTCGCCATGCACCTGGCGTATGAACGCCGCCTGGACGACCTGACGGGCTTTCTGGCCCTGGCCGTGGTCGCGGGCATCGTGCTCGCCTGGCCCATCGCGCATCTGGTCGGACACTATGTGATTCTTAAAAACATCAAAGAAATCAATAGATTTTGTCTGGCAATCAAGCAGGGAAATTACGCGACCGAGTTCGCCCTGCCCGAGGAGCGCGACGAGGAGCACGATCTCGTTCGCCTCAAACGCAACCTGAACTGGATGGCGCACTCCATCGCCAGTCGCGAAGATTGGCTGCACGCCCGACTGAACCAAACCACGGAAAGCAAGCGGCGCTTCGAGGACCTCTCGTTGCGGGATCCATTGACTGACATCGCCAACCGACGCGCCTTTTCCGAGCGCCTGCACGAGATGGCCCGCGTGGCCCGCGCCACGCGTACGCCGTTTCATCTGCTGCTCGTGGACTGCGACAATTTCAAGAGCGTCAATGACGCCTTCGGGCACTTGGCGGGCGACGAGCTTTTGCGGCGGCTCGCGGCCATTCTGCGCACCAGCGTGCGCGACGGAGACTGCCCGTTCCGCTATGGCGGCGACGAGTTCGGCGTGCTCGTGGTCAGCCGGGGTGCGGACGAGGCCAGGGCCGTGGCTGAGCGCATACGGCAGCGGTTTGCGGGCGAAGGCATCGGCCGGGCCACGCTTTCCATAGGTCTGGCCGCCTTCGACCCCGAGGCGGTGGACCTTGCGGCCGAATGCGAAGCGTTGGTCGCGCGCGCGGACGCCGCCGTCTACGAGGCCAAGCGCGCGGGTGGCGACCGCATCGTGGCGCAGGCCGATAAAATCATGGCCGCCTCGGCCTGA
- a CDS encoding FeoB-associated Cys-rich membrane protein has translation MNEWLDYAIVGAVVAVAVGYLVRRFMAARSKKSGCGCGECGCGKGPGQGLG, from the coding sequence ATGAACGAATGGCTCGATTATGCGATAGTCGGCGCGGTGGTGGCTGTGGCTGTGGGATATCTCGTACGCAGATTCATGGCTGCCAGGTCGAAGAAGAGCGGTTGCGGCTGCGGCGAATGCGGCTGCGGCAAAGGTCCCGGCCAGGGGCTCGGCTGA
- a CDS encoding Nif11-like leader peptide family natural product precursor codes for MSTENAKAYMRRMRTDPAFKRQVEALADDDARWDFIRAQGYEFTFREFDAAQVELMAEFGSDDPGRIKG; via the coding sequence ATGTCCACGGAGAACGCCAAGGCATACATGCGGCGCATGCGCACCGATCCCGCGTTCAAGCGGCAGGTCGAGGCGCTGGCGGACGACGATGCCCGGTGGGACTTCATCAGGGCGCAGGGCTACGAATTCACCTTCCGCGAATTCGACGCCGCCCAGGTGGAACTGATGGCCGAGTTCGGCTCGGACGATCCGGGCCGGATCAAGGGCTGA
- a CDS encoding nicotinate phosphoribosyltransferase encodes MSMIRYPGTYTDLYQLTMAQAYYLGGTRENAAVFDYLFRKNPFDGGYAVFAGLEDALSALEELRFEEREIGFLREQGFDARFLEYLRGFRFTCDVHAAREGEVVFATSPVLSVKGPIIEAQIAETLLLNILNFQTLVATKASRMRFAAGDRSLVDFGLRRAQGLGGYHASRAAVIGGFDATSNVRAGMDYGIPVSGTLAHSFIQSHDDELAAFRAFAEQRPQNCILLVDTYDTLRSGVPNAIATGREMEERGHRLAGIRLDSGDLAYLAKRARAMLDEAGLGYVRIVASSQLDEHAIKSLVEQAAPIDAFGVGTSLVTGRPDAALDGVYKLAFANRGPRIKITEETEKITLPQLKQVFRLLDGEGNFYGADAVALAGEKDVEAMHHPFDTLKSLSTRGFAKERISRPVMRGGARTQKPLSVREIAAFAKARLGQLEDEYKRFGRPYVYKVGISDRLKAVRDRLIARYRRA; translated from the coding sequence ATGAGCATGATCCGTTACCCCGGCACGTATACCGACCTGTACCAGTTGACCATGGCCCAGGCCTACTACCTGGGCGGGACGCGGGAGAACGCCGCGGTCTTCGACTATCTCTTCCGGAAGAATCCCTTTGACGGCGGCTATGCGGTCTTTGCAGGACTCGAGGACGCGCTGTCGGCTTTGGAGGAGTTGCGCTTCGAGGAGCGAGAGATCGGTTTTTTGCGCGAGCAGGGCTTCGACGCACGCTTCCTCGAATACCTGCGCGGCTTCAGGTTCACCTGCGACGTGCACGCCGCGCGCGAGGGCGAGGTGGTCTTCGCGACGAGTCCCGTCCTGAGCGTCAAGGGACCGATCATCGAGGCCCAAATCGCCGAGACGCTTTTGCTCAACATCCTCAACTTCCAGACGCTGGTGGCCACCAAGGCCAGCCGCATGCGCTTCGCGGCCGGGGACCGTTCACTGGTCGATTTCGGACTCCGCCGGGCGCAGGGCCTGGGCGGCTACCACGCCAGCAGGGCCGCGGTCATCGGCGGATTCGACGCCACGAGCAACGTCCGGGCCGGGATGGATTACGGCATCCCCGTCTCCGGCACCCTGGCCCATTCCTTCATCCAGAGCCACGATGACGAGCTGGCCGCCTTCAGGGCCTTCGCCGAACAAAGACCCCAAAACTGCATCCTCCTCGTGGACACCTACGACACCCTGCGCAGCGGCGTGCCAAACGCCATCGCCACGGGCAGGGAGATGGAGGAGCGCGGCCATCGCCTGGCGGGCATACGCCTCGACAGCGGCGACCTGGCCTACCTCGCCAAGAGGGCGCGGGCCATGCTCGACGAGGCCGGACTTGGCTACGTGCGCATCGTGGCATCGAGCCAACTGGACGAGCACGCCATCAAAAGCCTTGTGGAGCAGGCCGCGCCCATAGACGCCTTCGGCGTGGGCACGAGCCTCGTCACGGGCAGGCCGGACGCGGCCCTGGACGGGGTCTACAAGCTCGCCTTCGCCAACCGCGGCCCGCGCATCAAGATCACCGAGGAGACCGAGAAGATCACCCTGCCGCAGCTCAAGCAGGTCTTCCGGCTCCTGGATGGCGAGGGGAACTTCTACGGCGCGGACGCCGTGGCCTTGGCCGGGGAGAAGGACGTGGAAGCCATGCACCACCCGTTCGACACCTTGAAATCGCTGTCCACCAGGGGATTCGCCAAGGAGCGCATCTCAAGGCCCGTCATGCGCGGCGGCGCGCGCACCCAAAAGCCGCTTTCGGTGCGCGAGATCGCCGCGTTCGCCAAGGCCAGGCTCGGGCAACTGGAGGATGAATACAAGCGCTTCGGGCGCCCCTACGTCTACAAGGTGGGGATCAGCGACCGGCTCAAGGCGGTCCGGGACCGGCTGATCGCACGCTACAGGAGGGCATGA
- the pncA gene encoding bifunctional nicotinamidase/pyrazinamidase, with the protein MKTLILVDIQNDFMPGGALPVPRGDTIVEVVNGLQPGFGLAVATQDWHPPGHASFASQHPGRAAFESVELDGLPQTLWPDHCVQGEWGAKFHPDLDTRAVQAIFRKGVDPRVDSYSCFYDNARRRSTGLAGYLREKGATELYFCGLAAEICVFYSLRDALDFGYPCVLIMDGVMPLDEREYEKARDELHTAGARLMRARDVFCEIPG; encoded by the coding sequence ATGAAGACGCTCATCCTCGTGGACATCCAGAACGATTTCATGCCCGGCGGCGCGCTGCCCGTGCCGAGGGGCGACACCATCGTCGAGGTGGTCAATGGCCTGCAACCGGGCTTCGGACTGGCCGTGGCCACGCAGGACTGGCATCCGCCCGGGCACGCGAGCTTCGCCTCGCAGCATCCGGGACGCGCGGCCTTCGAGAGCGTCGAACTCGACGGCCTGCCCCAGACGCTGTGGCCCGACCACTGCGTGCAGGGCGAATGGGGGGCGAAGTTCCATCCCGATCTCGACACGCGCGCGGTGCAGGCCATCTTCCGCAAGGGCGTGGACCCGAGGGTGGACAGCTATAGCTGCTTCTACGACAACGCGCGGCGCAGGAGCACAGGGCTGGCCGGATACCTGCGCGAGAAAGGGGCCACCGAGCTCTACTTCTGCGGTCTGGCCGCCGAGATCTGCGTGTTCTACAGCCTGCGCGACGCCCTGGACTTCGGTTATCCCTGCGTGCTCATCATGGACGGGGTGATGCCGCTCGATGAGCGGGAGTACGAGAAGGCCAGGGACGAACTGCACACGGCGGGCGCGCGGCTCATGCGGGCAAGGGACGTCTTCTGCGAGATTCCAGGGTAG
- a CDS encoding glutamine synthetase III family protein yields the protein MNQGRMNAIAAVNNFKPISAPLSFAETRATDIFGSNVFNDKVMKAMLPKEVYKSLKRTIEKGEKLDPTVATIVAQAMKDWAISKGATHFCHVFYPLTGLTAEKHDSFLVPDGKGGALAEFDGKMLIQGEPDASSFPSGGLRTTFEARGYTAWDVTSPAYILENPNGTVLCIPTAFVSWTGEALDKKTPLLRSLQVLNTQAQRVLKLFGKKVEAPVTCFAGPEQEYFLIDRNFYYARPDLYLAGRTLFGAKSPKGQEFEDQYFGAIPRRVLAFMMEVERELFKVGVPVKTRHNEVAPAQYEIAPIFEQGNIATDHNQIIMHTLRSVARRYGMACLLHEKPFAGINGSGKHLNYSIGNSELGSLFDPGETPHANAMFLVFCAAMIRACHKYGGLLRATVAAAGNDHRLGANEAPPAIMSIYLGEMLTDVFEQIKNGGAKSSKKKDAMHVGVDTLPPLPMDPGDRNRTSPIAFTGNRFEFRAVGSSMSIAGSQVALNTMLAESLDYIATEIEKKTGGKKAGLNQAVTEIIQDIMKKHEAIIFNGNGYSEEWHKEAKKRGLPNHPNTPAALPELTKAEVIELFEKYGVLSGRELHSRQEIYTEFYSRTIKTEAALTVKIARTMILPGAIRYQSDLAATCANMKAIGKEYRSIALDDVTAKLRGLQDAILDLEKLCAHEAKDALAEAKYLCDKVLPAMNEVRRWADELEQVVNDDYWPLPSYMEMCFIK from the coding sequence ATGAATCAGGGTCGTATGAACGCCATCGCCGCCGTCAACAACTTCAAGCCCATCTCGGCACCGCTCAGCTTCGCCGAGACCCGCGCCACCGACATCTTCGGCAGCAACGTCTTCAATGACAAGGTCATGAAGGCCATGCTGCCCAAAGAGGTCTACAAGTCACTCAAGCGGACCATTGAGAAAGGCGAGAAGCTCGACCCGACGGTGGCCACCATCGTGGCCCAGGCCATGAAAGATTGGGCCATTTCCAAGGGCGCTACCCACTTCTGCCACGTCTTCTACCCGCTGACCGGCCTGACCGCCGAGAAGCACGACTCCTTCCTGGTGCCCGACGGCAAGGGCGGCGCGCTGGCCGAGTTCGACGGCAAGATGCTCATCCAGGGCGAGCCCGATGCCTCGTCCTTCCCCTCCGGCGGCCTGCGCACCACCTTCGAGGCGCGCGGCTACACCGCATGGGACGTGACCTCTCCGGCCTACATCCTGGAGAACCCCAATGGCACGGTGCTGTGCATCCCCACGGCCTTCGTCTCCTGGACCGGCGAGGCCCTGGACAAGAAGACCCCGCTCCTGCGCTCCTTGCAGGTCCTGAACACCCAGGCCCAGCGCGTGCTCAAGCTCTTCGGCAAAAAGGTCGAGGCTCCGGTGACCTGCTTTGCCGGTCCCGAGCAGGAATATTTTCTCATCGACCGCAACTTCTACTACGCCCGCCCCGACCTCTACCTGGCCGGTCGCACCCTCTTCGGGGCCAAGTCGCCCAAGGGACAGGAGTTCGAGGACCAGTACTTCGGCGCGATTCCCCGCCGCGTGCTGGCCTTCATGATGGAAGTCGAGCGCGAACTGTTCAAGGTCGGCGTGCCCGTTAAGACCCGCCACAACGAGGTCGCTCCGGCCCAGTACGAGATCGCCCCGATCTTCGAGCAGGGCAACATCGCCACCGACCACAACCAGATCATCATGCACACCCTGCGCTCCGTGGCCAGGCGCTACGGCATGGCCTGCCTGCTGCACGAGAAGCCCTTTGCGGGCATCAACGGCTCGGGCAAGCACCTGAACTACTCCATCGGCAACTCCGAACTCGGTTCACTCTTCGATCCGGGCGAGACGCCGCACGCCAACGCCATGTTCCTGGTCTTCTGCGCGGCCATGATCCGCGCCTGCCACAAGTACGGCGGTCTTCTGCGCGCCACCGTGGCTGCGGCGGGCAACGACCATCGCCTGGGCGCCAACGAGGCTCCTCCGGCTATCATGTCCATCTACCTGGGCGAGATGCTGACCGACGTCTTCGAGCAGATCAAGAACGGCGGCGCCAAGTCTTCCAAGAAGAAGGACGCGATGCACGTGGGCGTGGACACCCTGCCGCCCCTGCCCATGGACCCGGGCGACCGCAACCGCACGAGCCCCATCGCCTTCACCGGCAACCGCTTCGAGTTCCGCGCCGTGGGCTCCTCCATGTCCATCGCGGGCTCCCAGGTCGCCCTGAACACCATGCTGGCCGAATCCCTGGACTACATCGCCACCGAGATCGAGAAGAAGACCGGCGGCAAGAAGGCCGGCCTCAATCAGGCCGTGACCGAGATCATCCAGGACATCATGAAGAAGCACGAGGCCATCATCTTCAACGGCAACGGCTACTCCGAGGAGTGGCACAAGGAAGCCAAGAAGCGCGGCCTGCCCAACCATCCCAACACCCCGGCCGCCCTGCCCGAGCTGACCAAGGCCGAGGTCATCGAGCTGTTCGAGAAGTACGGCGTGCTTTCCGGCCGAGAACTGCACTCCCGCCAGGAGATATACACCGAGTTCTACAGCCGCACCATCAAGACCGAGGCCGCCCTGACCGTCAAGATCGCCCGTACCATGATCCTGCCGGGCGCAATCCGCTACCAGAGCGACCTGGCCGCGACCTGCGCCAACATGAAGGCCATCGGCAAGGAGTATCGCTCCATCGCCCTGGACGACGTGACCGCAAAGCTGCGCGGCCTGCAGGACGCCATCCTCGATCTTGAGAAGCTGTGCGCGCACGAGGCCAAGGACGCCCTGGCCGAAGCCAAGTACCTGTGCGACAAGGTGCTGCCCGCCATGAACGAGGTTCGGCGCTGGGCCGACGAACTCGAACAAGTGGTCAACGACGACTACTGGCCGCTGCCCTCCTACATGGAAATGTGCTTCATCAAGTAG
- a CDS encoding glutamine synthetase family protein, whose amino-acid sequence METPVFNCKNADDVLKAVNDYNVSFLQFWFVDIMGNLKSFQILPSELEGAFEEGMGFDGSSILGFTRIEESDMVAFPDPTTFQLVAWRPTERPVARMFCSIRYPDGTPFVGDPRYVLKRVLDKAAAKGYTMYVGPELEFFLFTSPSDPRVLDLGGYFDAPPLDLGNDIRRDIIFSLTRMGIHVEYSHHEVAPSQHEIDLRYQEALKMADTAITYKVVIKETARKHGCYATFMPKPLFGENGSGMHTHQSLFKNGRNAFFDAGEKFNLSKDCRAYIAGLLKHAKEFCVLTNPIVNSYKRLVPGYEAPVYIAWANRNRSALIRVPMYKPGKEAATRIELRSPDPTCNPYLAFAAMLGAGLKGMEEGYELSTPVEENIFKMTEREMFDRGIDSLPGSLQEAISHFENSELMKEVLGEHMHAAYLEAKKAEWDEYRTHISEWELKRYLPTT is encoded by the coding sequence ATGGAAACCCCCGTGTTCAACTGCAAGAACGCCGACGACGTGCTCAAGGCGGTCAACGACTATAACGTGAGCTTCCTCCAGTTCTGGTTCGTGGACATCATGGGCAACCTGAAGAGCTTCCAGATCCTGCCCAGCGAACTCGAAGGCGCCTTCGAGGAAGGCATGGGATTCGACGGCTCCTCCATCCTCGGCTTCACGCGCATCGAGGAGTCCGACATGGTCGCCTTCCCCGATCCCACCACTTTCCAGCTCGTGGCTTGGCGGCCCACGGAGCGGCCCGTGGCGCGCATGTTCTGCTCCATCCGCTACCCGGACGGAACGCCTTTCGTCGGCGACCCGCGTTATGTGCTCAAGCGCGTGCTCGATAAGGCCGCCGCCAAGGGCTACACCATGTACGTGGGCCCCGAACTCGAATTCTTCCTCTTCACGAGCCCGAGCGATCCCCGCGTGCTCGATCTCGGTGGCTACTTCGACGCGCCGCCGCTCGACCTGGGTAACGACATCCGCCGCGACATCATTTTCTCCCTGACGCGCATGGGCATTCATGTCGAATACTCGCACCACGAAGTCGCCCCCTCGCAGCACGAGATCGATCTGCGCTACCAGGAGGCCCTCAAGATGGCCGACACGGCCATCACCTACAAGGTCGTCATCAAGGAGACCGCGCGCAAGCACGGCTGCTACGCCACCTTCATGCCCAAGCCCTTGTTCGGCGAGAACGGCTCGGGCATGCACACCCACCAGTCGCTGTTCAAGAACGGCCGCAACGCCTTCTTCGATGCAGGCGAGAAGTTCAACCTCTCCAAGGACTGCAGGGCCTACATCGCGGGACTGCTCAAGCACGCCAAGGAGTTCTGCGTCCTGACCAACCCCATCGTCAACTCCTACAAGCGCCTCGTGCCCGGTTACGAAGCCCCGGTCTACATCGCCTGGGCCAACCGCAACCGCTCGGCGCTCATCCGCGTGCCCATGTACAAGCCCGGCAAGGAAGCCGCCACGCGCATCGAACTGCGCAGCCCGGACCCGACCTGCAACCCCTACCTCGCCTTCGCCGCCATGCTCGGCGCGGGCCTGAAAGGCATGGAGGAAGGCTACGAGCTCTCCACCCCCGTGGAAGAGAACATCTTCAAGATGACCGAGCGCGAGATGTTCGACAGGGGTATCGACTCCCTGCCCGGATCGTTGCAGGAGGCCATTTCCCACTTCGAAAACTCCGAGCTCATGAAAGAGGTGCTCGGCGAGCACATGCACGCCGCCTACCTCGAAGCCAAGAAGGCGGAGTGGGACGAGTACCGCACCCACATTTCCGAGTGGGAGCTTAAGCGCTACCTCCCCACCACCTAG
- a CDS encoding methylated-DNA--[protein]-cysteine S-methyltransferase, with translation MSTARYEYLCAKPLALTLRWEGDDLAAIALAWSRDDFMPHPLGRIGQSLQDALERYVAGRLDKWPRLPLRMGTLPPFRRKVLEILAEVPKGQTLTYGQLAAKAGNPKAARAVGQCMAQNPWPLVVPCHRVLGSQGLHGFGPGLEMKEYLLRLEGALPD, from the coding sequence ATGAGCACTGCCCGCTACGAATATCTCTGCGCCAAGCCCCTGGCCCTGACGCTGCGCTGGGAGGGAGACGACCTCGCGGCCATCGCTCTGGCCTGGTCGCGCGACGATTTCATGCCCCACCCCCTGGGCCGCATCGGCCAGAGCCTGCAAGACGCCCTGGAACGCTACGTGGCGGGTCGGCTCGACAAATGGCCCAGGCTCCCGCTGCGCATGGGGACCCTGCCGCCCTTCAGGCGCAAAGTGCTCGAAATCCTCGCCGAGGTGCCCAAGGGCCAGACCCTGACTTACGGACAACTGGCGGCCAAGGCGGGCAACCCAAAGGCGGCGCGGGCCGTGGGCCAATGCATGGCCCAAAACCCCTGGCCGCTGGTTGTGCCCTGCCACCGAGTGCTCGGCTCGCAAGGACTGCACGGCTTCGGTCCCGGACTGGAAATGAAGGAATACCTGCTTAGGCTCGAAGGCGCCCTGCCCGACTAG